In uncultured Desulfobacter sp., one DNA window encodes the following:
- a CDS encoding SDR family oxidoreductase, with product MSIELNQVIVITGASSGIGYATARMLAKDGVKIVAVARRKSRLDKLVEGIEASGGQAIAIEADVTSYEDMQRAANTAKEIYGRLDVWVNNAGVMPLAPVEMNKIDEWNWMVDVNIKGVLNGVAAAQPIMRLQGAGQFVNISSVAGHYVYKGCAVYCATKFAVRAFSEGIRMESDGTIRVTNISPGATKSDLFETISEPKIKEDFKGLSDISIDADAVARAIRFAVTQPVDVDINEIIIRPAKQDL from the coding sequence ATGAGCATTGAACTTAACCAGGTCATCGTTATTACCGGAGCCAGTAGCGGTATTGGTTATGCAACTGCCCGAATGCTGGCAAAAGATGGGGTGAAAATCGTTGCGGTCGCCCGCCGTAAGTCAAGGCTGGATAAGCTTGTTGAAGGTATCGAAGCTTCTGGTGGTCAAGCAATCGCCATTGAAGCGGATGTAACATCCTACGAGGATATGCAGCGGGCTGCAAATACCGCAAAGGAGATCTATGGCAGGCTCGATGTCTGGGTTAACAATGCCGGCGTCATGCCATTGGCCCCTGTCGAGATGAACAAGATCGACGAGTGGAACTGGATGGTTGACGTCAATATTAAAGGCGTGCTTAACGGTGTGGCAGCAGCTCAGCCCATTATGCGATTACAAGGCGCAGGTCAGTTTGTTAATATAAGTTCGGTCGCCGGTCATTATGTATACAAAGGCTGTGCAGTTTATTGTGCAACAAAATTCGCCGTTCGGGCATTCAGTGAAGGCATTCGCATGGAATCTGATGGTACCATCAGGGTAACTAACATTAGCCCTGGTGCTACCAAATCAGACCTCTTCGAAACGATCTCCGAGCCTAAGATAAAGGAGGATTTTAAAGGACTCTCGGACATCTCTATAGATGCAGATGCTGTGGCTCGAGCCATTCGTTTTGCGGTGACACAACCTGTTGACGTAGATATCAATGAGATTATTATTCGACCGGCTAAACAGGATCTGTAA
- a CDS encoding AraC family transcriptional regulator codes for MDGLIETIKSLDILTDEPVKTNIPAVSIFKSINYMPRQPFLYDPSVCFLLQGQKYISLGEDHLPYDADNYLVISVVIPMEAEVLATPENPVIGILVDIEMSMLHELISITGHPFGLSGNLNQSAPKAVEPARMDVHMKNTIERMAGCLKSKVEARALGDGLVREVLYRVLCGPQASALYALANHNGPFARIAHVLKVIQTKYAEKLDIEYLAGEARMGVTAFHQSFKQVTSESPMQYLKKVRLTQAKDLIMREKEKVYIAADTVGYESTSQFSREFKRLFGKPPSAFTGIPGFVDD; via the coding sequence ATGGATGGTCTGATCGAAACAATTAAATCCCTGGATATACTGACGGATGAACCTGTAAAAACCAACATTCCGGCGGTTTCGATCTTTAAGAGTATAAACTACATGCCCCGCCAACCATTTCTGTATGACCCCTCGGTTTGTTTTTTGCTCCAAGGCCAAAAGTATATTTCATTAGGGGAGGATCACCTCCCTTATGATGCAGATAATTATCTTGTTATTTCAGTAGTTATCCCCATGGAAGCTGAAGTACTGGCAACCCCTGAAAATCCGGTTATTGGTATTTTAGTCGATATCGAAATGTCTATGCTCCACGAACTCATTTCAATTACAGGACACCCATTTGGATTATCTGGAAATTTGAACCAAAGCGCCCCCAAGGCCGTGGAACCTGCCAGAATGGATGTGCACATGAAAAACACAATTGAGAGAATGGCTGGATGCTTGAAGTCGAAAGTGGAAGCCCGGGCATTGGGAGACGGACTTGTCCGTGAAGTGCTTTACCGTGTTCTATGTGGCCCCCAAGCGTCTGCTTTATATGCACTGGCCAATCACAATGGACCTTTTGCCCGTATTGCCCATGTTTTAAAAGTTATCCAGACAAAATATGCTGAAAAATTGGATATAGAATATTTGGCTGGAGAAGCCAGAATGGGAGTCACAGCGTTTCATCAGTCATTTAAACAAGTAACATCTGAATCACCAATGCAGTATCTGAAAAAAGTCCGGCTTACCCAGGCAAAAGATCTGATCATGAGAGAAAAAGAGAAGGTCTATATTGCGGCTGATACCGTAGGTTATGAATCAACTTCACAGTTTAGTAGGGAATTCAAAAGGCTTTTTGGAAAGCCCCCTTCTGCATTTACCGGCATACCTGGTTTTGTCGATGACTAA